Proteins encoded by one window of Lacipirellulaceae bacterium:
- a CDS encoding substrate-binding domain-containing protein, whose translation MPETDSPKRQVRQVAVLIETEGSWEASVIRGIADYAQTYGHWHLLIDPRDHELRSSLPDKWCGDGIIARISNRLQLEHIRRRGLPTINIDTLYEGQEGIHDVVTDDAIRAQLALEHLRDRGFERFAFFAPPSHEYSTKRGREFMSAVREAGFPCDEYKPGYRVGRKIGWDEQQRRVSSWLDSLEFPIGILTVDAHRGRQLAEICHLREIRVPDEIAILAGHNDELMCDVSTPPLSSIAIAGQRIGYEAMALLDRLSQGEQVSEEPRLIPPKGVTSRQSTDILAIDDETVVRALRFIRAHAFQDIVVKDILREIPVSRRCLEIQFRNYLGRSPAEEIRRVRLEKGRELLSQTTMSISEIATACGFANATRFGVAFRKREGKTPLAYRKQTFAG comes from the coding sequence ATGCCCGAAACTGATTCTCCAAAACGCCAAGTCCGACAAGTCGCGGTTCTAATTGAAACCGAGGGGAGTTGGGAAGCTAGCGTCATTCGAGGGATAGCCGACTACGCACAAACCTACGGCCATTGGCACCTTCTCATCGATCCGCGTGATCACGAGCTACGTTCGAGTTTACCAGACAAGTGGTGTGGCGACGGCATCATTGCACGAATCAGCAATCGGTTGCAGCTTGAACACATTCGCCGTCGTGGACTTCCGACGATCAACATCGACACGCTTTACGAAGGTCAAGAAGGGATTCATGACGTCGTTACGGACGACGCCATTCGTGCCCAACTCGCACTGGAACATTTGCGAGACCGCGGGTTCGAGCGTTTCGCTTTCTTCGCTCCCCCAAGCCATGAGTACTCGACGAAGCGGGGCCGAGAGTTCATGTCTGCCGTCCGTGAAGCAGGCTTTCCCTGCGACGAGTACAAGCCTGGCTATCGAGTGGGTCGCAAAATTGGTTGGGACGAGCAGCAACGACGCGTCAGTAGCTGGTTAGACTCGCTTGAGTTTCCGATTGGAATTCTCACCGTTGATGCCCACCGGGGACGGCAGTTAGCTGAGATCTGCCACCTTCGCGAAATACGCGTCCCCGACGAGATCGCCATCCTAGCCGGCCACAACGATGAATTGATGTGCGACGTTTCCACCCCGCCGCTTTCCAGCATTGCCATTGCCGGACAGCGCATCGGGTACGAAGCGATGGCCCTCTTAGATCGGCTGAGCCAGGGAGAGCAAGTTTCTGAGGAGCCTCGGCTGATTCCTCCCAAGGGCGTCACCAGCCGCCAATCGACGGACATCCTCGCCATCGACGACGAGACGGTTGTCCGTGCCCTGCGTTTCATCCGGGCTCATGCCTTTCAGGACATCGTCGTGAAAGACATCCTGCGCGAAATCCCTGTATCACGCCGCTGCCTTGAGATTCAATTTCGCAACTATCTAGGCCGATCTCCCGCCGAGGAAATTCGCCGCGTTCGTCTCGAAAAAGGCCGCGAATTGCTGTCGCAAACGACTATGTCAATTAGCGAGATCGCCACCGCCTGCGGCTTTGCCAACGCTACGCGTTTTGGGGTTGCCTTCCGAAAGCGTGAAGGGAAGACGCCATTGGCTTACCGCAAGCAGACTTTTGCTGGCTGA
- a CDS encoding anhydro-N-acetylmuramic acid kinase — MSTRLKQKVAVGLMSGTSGDGVDAALLSTDGDSKIAFYGGLTHSFDEDLRSRLLEASQHDVPTSELLRLEKDISLHHCEAVRMLLDQHKKEAKKVEVIGFHGHTIRHMPSEGITMQIGNPWLLARDFGLPVINDFRRCDMAANGHGAPLVALFHRALFLNEPHPLVVLNLGGVANVTWLGANDEIIAGDTGPGCGLLDEWAQAMADLPHDRDGQLSSTGTPHQETVEKSLEAEFFQRPLPKAADRYDFDHVDVSRLSVNDGAATLCAVTAEAVYRAVKELPCMPEKVWATGGGTHHPILMKMLADRFGSISNVDEMGLNPDTLEAECFAWLAVRHQQGLPLTIPEVTGCDKPVVGGVEANFR; from the coding sequence ATGAGCACACGATTGAAGCAGAAAGTTGCCGTCGGGCTCATGAGCGGGACCTCAGGAGATGGCGTCGATGCCGCGCTGCTTAGCACGGATGGTGATAGCAAGATTGCATTCTATGGTGGGCTAACACACTCGTTCGACGAAGATCTACGAAGCCGACTGCTCGAAGCCTCGCAGCACGATGTGCCGACTTCGGAATTGCTGCGATTGGAGAAAGACATCAGTCTGCATCACTGCGAAGCAGTGCGCATGCTCCTCGATCAGCACAAGAAGGAAGCAAAAAAAGTAGAAGTGATCGGCTTTCACGGGCACACGATTCGCCATATGCCTAGTGAAGGGATCACAATGCAGATCGGTAACCCTTGGCTCCTAGCCCGGGATTTTGGTCTGCCCGTCATCAACGATTTTCGCCGTTGCGACATGGCTGCCAACGGGCATGGCGCACCCTTGGTAGCGCTCTTCCATCGCGCATTGTTTCTCAACGAGCCACATCCATTGGTCGTGTTGAATCTTGGTGGGGTTGCAAACGTCACCTGGTTGGGAGCCAACGACGAAATCATCGCCGGAGATACTGGTCCCGGATGTGGGCTTCTCGATGAGTGGGCACAAGCGATGGCCGATCTGCCTCACGACCGCGATGGTCAGCTTTCTTCTACGGGAACGCCTCACCAAGAAACCGTTGAGAAGTCACTAGAAGCAGAGTTTTTTCAAAGACCACTGCCGAAAGCAGCTGATCGATATGACTTCGACCATGTTGACGTTTCGCGACTCAGCGTAAACGACGGAGCCGCTACCCTTTGTGCGGTTACGGCGGAGGCGGTGTATCGAGCAGTCAAGGAACTCCCGTGTATGCCGGAAAAGGTTTGGGCGACCGGAGGAGGAACTCATCATCCAATTTTGATGAAGATGTTGGCCGATCGGTTCGGCAGCATCAGCAATGTTGATGAGATGGGGCTCAACCCAGACACGCTTGAAGCGGAGTGCTTCGCGTGGTTGGCTGTCCGTCATCAGCAGGGTTTGCCTTTGACAATTCCCGAGGTCACCGGTTGCGACAAGCCTGTTGTTGGTGGCGTCGAAGCGAATTTCCGATAA
- a CDS encoding BadF/BadG/BcrA/BcrD ATPase family protein, with protein sequence MSQEPTRSELDETQSLIVLGVDGGGTKTVAWLALIRPGEDMSIIGRGRAGTSNVMAVGLSEATANLQAAILQAWKDSPFSPRSVDFAVFALSGAGLESVQQQISLWVERQEIAQKLEIIHDAQAVLSAGTPAGSGVALISGTGSVAIGRSTEDSTIITGGWGYWFGDEGSAFSIGQEALRAVAQAHDGRGGETILTDAILKQVGASDPRKLLEALSSENQTRYAIASLAREVSVAAESNDEVALGIVDQAATSLAKLAETTAEKLSLGSSFPLALAGGVLCGSEPIRKSMLRKLDDSAVEPNPLKIVTDPVVGCLELARKNLESSD encoded by the coding sequence GTGTCTCAGGAACCGACTCGCAGCGAGCTTGACGAGACTCAGTCGCTGATCGTCCTAGGCGTTGATGGCGGAGGCACCAAGACCGTCGCTTGGCTGGCGCTGATTAGGCCCGGAGAAGACATGTCCATCATAGGACGTGGTCGAGCCGGCACTTCTAATGTCATGGCCGTTGGCCTCTCCGAGGCAACCGCGAATCTGCAAGCGGCGATTCTCCAGGCGTGGAAAGATTCGCCCTTCTCTCCGCGAAGCGTCGATTTCGCAGTGTTTGCCCTCTCTGGAGCAGGACTAGAAAGCGTTCAGCAGCAGATCTCGCTCTGGGTAGAGCGGCAAGAAATCGCCCAAAAGCTTGAAATCATTCACGATGCACAAGCAGTCCTCTCCGCCGGCACGCCCGCAGGCTCTGGGGTTGCTCTCATCTCCGGGACCGGTTCGGTTGCGATTGGCAGAAGTACTGAGGACAGCACGATCATTACCGGGGGCTGGGGGTACTGGTTTGGGGACGAAGGGAGCGCGTTTTCGATAGGACAAGAGGCCCTACGCGCAGTAGCTCAAGCCCATGATGGTCGCGGGGGTGAAACGATTCTGACCGACGCAATTCTTAAACAAGTTGGCGCAAGCGATCCAAGAAAACTGCTCGAAGCGCTCTCATCGGAAAACCAAACCCGCTATGCCATTGCCAGCCTTGCGCGTGAAGTCAGCGTGGCAGCGGAAAGCAACGATGAGGTGGCCCTTGGGATTGTTGATCAAGCCGCAACGTCCCTTGCGAAGCTCGCCGAGACGACAGCGGAGAAACTATCCCTAGGCAGTAGCTTTCCTCTCGCACTAGCCGGCGGAGTGCTTTGCGGGAGTGAGCCGATCCGTAAATCGATGCTGAGGAAGCTTGACGATTCAGCGGTTGAACCGAACCCGCTGAAGATCGTGACTGATCCGGTCGTTGGTTGTTTGGAGCTAGCCCGTAAGAACCTTGAAAGCTCCGATTAA